The proteins below are encoded in one region of SAR202 cluster bacterium:
- a CDS encoding LPXTG cell wall anchor domain-containing protein, translated as MSSTVLIWTLVAIVASSLLGVFFSRRKKDPCLSDFRNYHVTVQHKNGKRV; from the coding sequence ATGTCGAGCACGGTACTGATATGGACGCTTGTCGCGATTGTGGCCTCGAGCCTCCTGGGCGTCTTCTTCTCCCGAAGGAAGAAGGACCCTTGCCTGTCCGATTTCAGGAACTACCACGTGACGGTGCAGCACAAGAATGGCAAACGCGTCTAG